The Limnospira fusiformis SAG 85.79 genomic interval TGACTCACCATCTTCTGTGTCAACCGGAATGGGAGCGCCAATGTTTACCTTAACCCGCGTTCCTTTAGAAATGGGAGGTTGTCGATCATAACAAATGGCGATGGGAATAATTGGTAACTTGAAATCGGGTTGATTGGCGATCGCTTGTAGTGCAATTCTGGCTACACCTGATTTAATCGGGTGAATTTGATTATCTTGAAAAATATGTCCCTCTGGAAACAGTACCAACATTTCCTGATTTTGGAGAAGTTCGACACTATATCTAATGCTGGCGGTTCCTGGATTTTCGCGATTAACGGGAAATCCTCCCAACTTTTTGACAAACCACCCCTGGAGTCCTTGGGTTTGTTCCCATAAAACCATGTATCGCAAATCCCTCCCCGTAACTGACCTTCCAGCAACGTAGCCTAAGATAAGGGGGTCCCATCGCGAACGGTGGGTGGGGGCTAAAATTACCGGTCCTTCCCGTGGAATATACTCTTGACCCTCTACTTCAATTTGTTGAAAATATAGAGGCATGAAAATTCGACCCATCAGCCAGTAAGTGAGGGGGGTTAACCATGGGGAAACCTCGGATTCAAAGGAGTTTGAAGAGTTGCAACTAGGGGATGTTTGGTTTGACATTAGTATAGACACCTGAAATTTAGCTTTCCTTAATCATAACCCCTCTGAGTTTATTAATAATTATGATAATTATGGCGATCGCACTTCCGGTTATGTTATACATATAAAGGTTATCATAAAATGTGATGAGCTATTTAATGGGAAGGATAATTAATTAAAATGCTCAAATTGGCAATATCGATTGTACTCTGTATTGCACTTGGCTGGGGATTGATGACCCCGGTTAATGCTGCCAATTTATCCGATCGCGATCGCTTACTTAAACAAAATATCTGTGTCTCATTTTTGTGGAAAGTGTGTGATCTACAGGGTGCTGATCTCCGAGAACTTGATCTAACTGGCGCTAACCTAACTAGGGCAAATTTACAAGGAGCCAATTTACAAAATGCTATATTACAGAAAGCGCGACTAGGTGGAGCCAAATTACAGGGAGCTAATTTACAGGGAGCCAAACTTTTTGAAGCTGACCTAAATCATGCTAATTTGATGAGTGCTAATCTCAATGATTCGGAACTATTAAAAGCTAATTTAACCTTAGCTAATTTACAGGGCGCTTATCTACAAAGTGCTAATTTAATCGAAGCTATACTCTGGGGTGCTAACCTAATTGGTGCTGATTTACAGCAGGCTAGTTTACAAAGTGCTAACTTAGAATATGCTAACTTAGCTGATAGTAATTTGAGGGAAGCTGACCTGCATAGTTTTTCTTTCCGAGAATTTCAAAAACCTACTAATCTGAGTCATGCTAACTTGGAAGGGGCTAATTTAGTTAATGCTAATGTGCGGGGTGTTATTTTAGAGGGGACAATTATGCCAGATGGGTCTATTTACCAGGAAAATACAGCCCTATAGATATTGTTAGTGTTCAGTTGTTCGGGAGGTGCGTCATAGGTATCTGACGCACCAATTTTCCCTGAGACTAAGCTCTAAGAGCTGGAACTAACCCCGAATGAATCAGTAATGGTTTGGTACTAGGTTCTCGTCCTCGGAAAGATTTAAACACCTCCATAGGGTGCAAACTGCCGCCTAGGGCTAATACGGTATGGCGGAATTTTTCCCCAATAGAAACCACGGCGGAATCATTATCTAATCCAGCTTCCTCAAAGGCGGCAAAAGCGTCGGCGCTGAGAACTTCCGCCCATTTGTAGCTGTAATATCCGGCGGCATATCCTCCGGCAAAAATATGACCGAAACTACATAAAAATGCGTCTTCTGGAAGAGGTGGTAAAACGGTGGTTTCAGCAGCAAGACGTTGACGCACATCATTGACAGTTTCTTTACCTCCGGGTTGGTAACGGTGGTGTAATTCCAAATCGACCAAGGAAAAATGAATTTGTCGTAACATGGCTGTACCACTCATATAATTGCGGGAGGCAAGTATTTTTTGGTAATAGTGTTCTGGGAGAGTTTCCCCGGTTTCGTAATGTTTAGCCATCCCAAATAATGTAGAGCGATCATAACACCAGTTTTCCATAAATTGGCTGGGTAATTCCACGGCATCCCACTCTACATTATTAATACCAGATGCGCCAGGATAATCCACGGTGGTCAGCATATGTTGTAAACCATGACCAAATTCGTGGAATAGGGTTTCTACCTCGGAGAAGGTCATTAAACTCGGTTTTCCGTCTACAGGTGGGGTCTGATTGCATTGTAAATAGGCGACGGGAAGGCGAATTTTAGTGATACCATCTTCGATGATTTTGGCGCGGTTAATGCAGTCAGCCATCCAAGCGCCGCCTCGTTTTTCGGCGGGACGACTGTAGGGGTCTAGGTAAAAATAGGCGATCGCATTTTTATGTTCATCAGCTACTTGAAAATAGCGGACATCAGGATGCCAAATTGGGGCCAAACCATCGGCGGGCGTAATGGTAACATTAAAGATGCGCCGCACCAGTTCAAACAAGCCATCCAGAACTTGATTTAGGGGAAAATAGGGGCGCAGTTCTTCATCTGTATAGGCAAATTTTTCTGACCTTTGGCGTTCCGACCAAAAGCTAATATCCCAATGTTTCAGATCGGATTTTTCCCCTTGGGATTTAGCATAGGCTTTCAGTTCTTCAAATTCCTGAACTCCTGCTTCATAGCTAACTGTTCGCAGTTCTTCTAGGAGTTGTTCAACGGCGGCGACATCGGGAGCCATTTTACTGGCTAAACTCAGTTCTGCGTAACTAGAAAAACCGAGAATTTCTGCTTTCTCTTTACGCAGTTTTAAAATGCGTTCAATTAAGGGAAAATTGTTGAGTTCTCCCTCGGAGGCGCGACTGATATAAGCGCGATATACGGTTTCGCGTAAATCTCGGCGGGTGCTATATTTAAGAAACGGTCCAAAACTGGGAAAGTCTAAAGTAATTCGCCAGGGTCCGTTTTCTGGGGTGGCGTTTTCTTCCCCGGCTTCTCTGGCTGCTTGGGCTGCTAGACTGAGTAAGCTGGGGGGTAAGCCGTCTATTTCTTCTGGGGTGGTTAGGGTGAGGCTAAAGGCTTTGGTTGCGTCAATTACTTGGTTAGAAAATTGGGTAGAAAGTTCGGCTAATTCTAGTTCAATAGCGTTAAAGCGATCGCATATTTCTCCGGTTAATCCTACCCCAGATAATTCCGCATCTCTAATGGTGGCTTCTACAATCCGTTTTTGAGCAGGTTCTAGGGATTCCCAATCGGGTGATTCTGCTAACGCTTTAAATGCCTTGTATAGGGGTTGGCTTTGGTTCAGACGGTTGATAAATTGAACCACTTGGGGCTGTACTGTTTGATGGGCTTCTCGCAGTTCTGGGCTATTTTTAACACCCATCAGATGATTAATTATACCCCAACTCCAGACTAGACGTTCTTGGAGTTCCTGGAGAGGTTCAACTAATCCT includes:
- a CDS encoding lysophospholipid acyltransferase family protein; this translates as MSNQTSPSCNSSNSFESEVSPWLTPLTYWLMGRIFMPLYFQQIEVEGQEYIPREGPVILAPTHRSRWDPLILGYVAGRSVTGRDLRYMVLWEQTQGLQGWFVKKLGGFPVNRENPGTASIRYSVELLQNQEMLVLFPEGHIFQDNQIHPIKSGVARIALQAIANQPDFKLPIIPIAICYDRQPPISKGTRVKVNIGAPIPVDTEDGESKKTATKRITANLEQALKILFSDSLQTPHNRP
- a CDS encoding M3 family metallopeptidase, translating into MNHNTMTQNPLLIGKGLPPFADITTDNVVPGITQLLEELETTLSKLEENAEPTWSGLVEPLQELQERLVWSWGIINHLMGVKNSPELREAHQTVQPQVVQFINRLNQSQPLYKAFKALAESPDWESLEPAQKRIVEATIRDAELSGVGLTGEICDRFNAIELELAELSTQFSNQVIDATKAFSLTLTTPEEIDGLPPSLLSLAAQAAREAGEENATPENGPWRITLDFPSFGPFLKYSTRRDLRETVYRAYISRASEGELNNFPLIERILKLRKEKAEILGFSSYAELSLASKMAPDVAAVEQLLEELRTVSYEAGVQEFEELKAYAKSQGEKSDLKHWDISFWSERQRSEKFAYTDEELRPYFPLNQVLDGLFELVRRIFNVTITPADGLAPIWHPDVRYFQVADEHKNAIAYFYLDPYSRPAEKRGGAWMADCINRAKIIEDGITKIRLPVAYLQCNQTPPVDGKPSLMTFSEVETLFHEFGHGLQHMLTTVDYPGASGINNVEWDAVELPSQFMENWCYDRSTLFGMAKHYETGETLPEHYYQKILASRNYMSGTAMLRQIHFSLVDLELHHRYQPGGKETVNDVRQRLAAETTVLPPLPEDAFLCSFGHIFAGGYAAGYYSYKWAEVLSADAFAAFEEAGLDNDSAVVSIGEKFRHTVLALGGSLHPMEVFKSFRGREPSTKPLLIHSGLVPALRA
- a CDS encoding pentapeptide repeat-containing protein, whose amino-acid sequence is MTPVNAANLSDRDRLLKQNICVSFLWKVCDLQGADLRELDLTGANLTRANLQGANLQNAILQKARLGGAKLQGANLQGAKLFEADLNHANLMSANLNDSELLKANLTLANLQGAYLQSANLIEAILWGANLIGADLQQASLQSANLEYANLADSNLREADLHSFSFREFQKPTNLSHANLEGANLVNANVRGVILEGTIMPDGSIYQENTAL